In Mangifera indica cultivar Alphonso chromosome 1, CATAS_Mindica_2.1, whole genome shotgun sequence, a single genomic region encodes these proteins:
- the LOC123209590 gene encoding amino acid transporter AVT3B-like: protein MGFDKEASSSSRGLPPFPREDTPLVAKAKPLSSQSKTFANVFIAIVGAGVLGLPYTFKKTGWIMGSLMLFSVAALTYYCMMLLVVTRRKLDTVHGFSKIASFGDLGFVVCGSIGRFAVDAMIVLAQAGFCVSYLIFIANTLAHLYNKSYNDDTSAGKILGFLTPKDLYIWSCFPFQLGLNSIPTLTHLAPLSIFADVVDLGAMGVVMVDDVMIFLNKMPALKAFGDFSAFAYGIGVAVYAFEGVGMILPLEIETRKKDKFGEIVAMCMAFISLLYGAFGALGYFAFGEDTKGIITTNLGPGLVSTLVQLGLCINLFFTFPLMMNPVYEVFERRFCDYRYCLWLRWLIVLGVSLVAVLVPNFADFISLVGSSVCCVLGFVLPALFHWLVFKEELGWFGIALDASIVAFGVIIAISGTYSSLMEIFASKALELS, encoded by the coding sequence ATGGGATTTGATAAAGAGGCAAGTTCGTCTTCACGTGGGTTGCCGCCTTTTCCCAGAGAAGACACTCCACTCGTAGCCAAAGCAAAGCCACTTTCTTCACAATCCAAGACCTTTGCAAACGTTTTTATAGCCATTGTTGGTGCTGGAGTTTTAGGCCTCCCTTACACCTTCAAAAAAACAGGATGGATCATGGGCTCGCTCATGCTCTTCTCTGTTGCAGCTTTGACCTATTACTGTATGATGCTCTTGGTTGTCACCCGCCGTAAGCTTGACACTGTTCATGGCTTCTCAAAGATTGCATCTTTTGGTGATCTTGGTTTTGTTGTGTGTGGTTCAATTGGTCGTTTCGCTGTTGATGCCATGATTGTCCTTGCACAAGCTGGGTTTTGTGTTAGTTACCTTATTTTTATTGCTAATACTTTGGCTCATTTATAtaacaaatcatataatgatgatACTAGTGCTGGTAAAATTCTAGGTTTTCTGACTccaaaagatttatatatatggagttgttttccttttcaattgGGGCTAAATTCAATTCCAACATTGACCCATTTGGCTCCTTTGAGTATTTTCGCTGATGTGGTTGATCTTGGGGCCATGGGGGTGGTGATGGTGGATGATGTCATGATTTTCCTCAACAAAATGCCTGCCTTAAAGGCTTTTGGTGATTTTTCTGCGTTTGCTTATGGTATTGGTGTGGCAGTTTATGCCTTTGAAGGCGTTGGCATGATATTGCCACTAGAAATTGAGACtagaaagaaagataaatttggGGAGATAGTGGCCATGTGCATGGCTTTCATTTCGTTGTTATATGGAGCATTTGGTGCCTTAGGTTACTTTGCTTTTGGTGAAGACACCAAAGGTATAATCACTACTAATCTTGGGCCAGGACTAGTGAGCACTCTGGTGCAGCTGGGACTCTGTATCAATCTGTTCTTCACTTTTCCACTGATGATGAACCCTGTTTACGAGGTGTTCGAGAGGCGGTTTTGTGATTACAGATACTGCTTGTGGCTGAGATGGTTGATTGTATTGGGAGTGAGCCTGGTGGCTGTACTGGTGCCTAATTTTGCAGACTTTATATCACTGGTGGGGAGTAGTGTGTGCTGTGTGCTGGGATTTGTGTTGCCTGCTTTGTTCCATTGGCTGGTGTTTAAGGAAGAATTGGGGTGGTTTGGCATTGCTTTGGATGCTAGTATTGTGGCTTTTGGAGTGATCATTGCAATCTCAGGAACATACTCTTCACTAATGGAGATTTTTGCATCAAAAGCTTTAGAGTTGAGTTGA
- the LOC123215491 gene encoding 54S ribosomal protein L19, mitochondrial-like: protein MSTLKEILTRRPVAATIRLTVPAGGARPAPPVGPALGQYRLNLMAFCKDFNARTQKYKPDTPMAVTITAFKDNTFEFIVKSPSVTWYLKKAAGIESGSSRPGHVVASTLTLKHIYEIAKIKQSDPYCQYMPLESICKSIIGTANTMGIKVVKELD, encoded by the coding sequence ATGTCAACTCTTAAAGAGATCCTCACTCGCCGTCCGGTGGCCGCCACGATCAGGCTGACGGTGCCAGCCGGTGGCGCAAGGCCGGCTCCTCCGGTGGGTCCAGCTCTGGGTCAATACAGACTCAATCTAATGGCTTTCTGCAAGGATTTCAACGCCCGAACACAAAAGTACAAGCCAGACACTCCGATGGCGGTCACCATCACGGCGTTCAAAGACAACACGTTCGAGTTCATCGTTAAGTCTCCGTCGGTCACATGGTACCTTAAAAAGGCGGCGGGGATCGAGTCCGGTAGCAGCCGGCCTGGGCACGTGGTGGCCTCGACGTTGACGCTTAAACATATTTATGAGATAGCGAAAATAAAGCAGTCGGACCCGTATTGCCAGTACATGCCGTTAGAGAGTATTTGTAAGTCCATTATTGGAACTGCTAATACTATGGGGATTAAAGTTGTTAAGGAGTTGGATTAA
- the LOC123209109 gene encoding LOW QUALITY PROTEIN: glutamate receptor 3.6-like (The sequence of the model RefSeq protein was modified relative to this genomic sequence to represent the inferred CDS: inserted 1 base in 1 codon) has protein sequence MRRLWLLVLVIFYNELFLYGVKTSASGAPNVVNIGAILSFKSTIGKVAKVAIETAVKDVNLDPAVLGGAQLKVKMQDTNRSGILGIAEALQFLGAESVAIIGPQDSVTAHVVSQVANELKVPLLSFSAADPTLSSLQFPFFVRTTQSDLYQMAAVAEIVNYYDWREVIAIYGDDDYGRNGIAALGDKLAEKRCKISFKAPLSPQATQTEVTDLLVKVALTESRILIVHTFASWGPVVFRVAKYLGMMGPGYVWIATNWLSTSLDTNSPLPPDVMTDFQGVLTLRMHTPDSKLKRKFVSRWKNLTKGNTSDAQIGLSTYGLYAYDTVWLLAHAIDSFFKQGGKISFSKNPKLADLQARNLHLDAMKIFDGGDLLLQNILQANVTGISGPIKFISKDLIDPSYEIINVVGTGYRRVGYWSNYSGLSVEPSETLYRSPPNHLSSNQLLYSVIWPGETTDKPRGWVFPNNGRHLQIGVPNRVSFREFVSVKGTDLISGFRIDVFTAALNLLPYAVPYKLLPFGDGHNNPSGTELVRLISAGVYDAAVGDIAIITNRTRMVDFTQPYMESGLVVVAPVRKLNSNAWAFLRPFTPRMWGVTAVFFLAVGAVVWILEHRKNDDFRGPPRQQVVTVFSFSFSTMFFAQRENTVSTLGRAVLLIWLFVVLIINSSYTASLTSILTVQQLSSPIEGIGSLRASKVPIGYQQGSFARNYLVDNLGIDESRLVPFNSPDEYTKALKDGPDKGGVAAVIDDRAYVELFLSTRCEFSIVGKEFTKNGWGFAFPRDSPLAIDMSTAILKLSENGELQRIHDKWLLRSACSSQGAKLEVDRLQLKSFWGLFLLCGLACLCSLFIYFSQTVRQFCQHCPNQDLGPTGRSLRSSRIQTFLSFVDEKEDVKVHSKRRNIERXLTEKDAEMSSSHSNRRQCNYYSLAESGGV, from the exons ATGAGAAGACTTTGGCTTCTGGTTTTAGTGATTTTTTACAATGAGTTATTTCTGTATGGAGTTAAAACAAGCGCTTCTGGAGCACCCAATGTTGTGAACATTGGGGCAATTCTCTCATTCAAATCTACCATTGGGAAGGTTGCTAAAGTGGCGATAGAAACTGCTGTCAAAGATGTGAATTTGGATCCAGCTGTTCTTGGTGGAGCTCAGCTTAAGGTTAAAATGCAGGACACCAATCGCAGTGGAATTCTGGGCATTGCTGAGG CCTTACAGTTCTTGGGAGCTGAATCAGTGGCCATAATTGGTCCACAGGATTCTGTTACCGCTCATGTAGTCTCCCAAGTTGCAAATGAGCTTAAAGTTCCTCTACTGTCATTCTCAGCTGCAGACCCTACCTTGTCTTCACTTCAGTTCCCATTTTTTGTTAGGACTACCCAGAGTGATCTTTACCAGATGGCTGCAGTGGCCGAAATCGTGAACTACTACGATTGGAGGGAGGTAATAGCAATCTATGGAGATGATGACTATGGAAGAAATGGGATAGCTGCATTAGGAGATAAGCTTGCTGAGAAACGTTGCAAGATATCATTCAAAGCACCTTTGAGCCCTCAAGCAACCCAAACTGAAGTCACTGATTTACTGGTTAAAGTGGCTTTAACTGAGTCTCGGATTCTTATTGTTCATACTTTTGCCAGTTGGGGTCCTGTGGTGTTTCGCGTGGCTAAATACCTCGGGATGATGGGACCTGGGTATGTTTGGATAGCTACTAACTGGCTTTCTACTTCCTTGGATACTAATTCTCCTCTTCCTCCGGATGTGATGACCGACTTTCAAGGTGTTCTTACGTTGCGTATGCACACACCAGATTCGAAACTCAAAAGGAAATTTGTTTCCAGGTGGAAGAACTTAACTAAGGGCAATACATCTGACGCACAAATTGGTTTAAGTACTTATGGTCTCTATGCATATGATACAGTTTGGCTGCTTGCTCATGCAATTGATTCTTTTTTCAAGCAGGGTggcaaaatttcattttcaaagaaTCCCAAATTAGCAGATCTACAAGCACGAAACTTGCATCTTGATGCAATGAAGATCTTTGATGGAGGGGACTTGTTGCTTCAGAATATTTTACAGGCTAATGTGACTGGCATATCAGGCCCTATCAAGTTCATCTCAAAGGACCTTATAGATCCTTCATATGAAATCATCAATGTGGTTGGAACGGGATATAGAAGGGTTGGTTATTGGTCAAATTATTCAGGTTTATCAGTTGAGCCTTCGGAAACACTTTACAGAAGTCCACCCAACCACTTGAGCTCAAATCAGCTTCTATACAGCGTCATTTGGCCTGGAGAGACGACAGATAAGCCACGAGGATGGGTTTTTCCTAACAATGGAAGACACCTGCAAATTGGAGTGCCAAACCGGGTTAGTTTTCGTGAGTTCGTCTCTGTAAAAGGCACTGATCTGATTTCTGGATTCCGCATTGATGTATTCACTGCTGCTCTTAACTTGCTGCCATACGCTGTCCCATATAAATTGCTTCCATTTGGGGATGGCCATAACAATCCAAGTGGTACTGAGCTTGTACGTTTGATCTCAGCAGGG GTTTATGATGCTGCAGTGGGTGACATAGCAATCATCACAAACAGAACAAGGATGGTTGATTTCACACAGCCATATATGGAGTCTGGACTGGTTGTGGTCGCCCCAGTTAGGAAGCTGAACTCTAATGCTTGGGCATTTCTAAGGCCATTTACTCCAAGAATGTGGGGTGTCACAGCTGTCTTTTTCCTTGCTGTTGGTGCAGTCGTTTGGATTTTAGAGcatagaaaaaatgatgattttcgAGGGCCTCCTAGACAACAAGTTGTCACTGTTTTCTC GTTTAGCTTTTCGACGATGTTCTTTGCCCAGA GAGAAAACACTGTCAGCACCCTTGGGCGCGCCGTGCTGCTTATATGGCTTTTTGTGGTtcttataataaactcaagctACACTGCAAGCCTGACCTCAATCCTTACAGTGCAACAACTTTCTTCTCCCATCGAAGGCATTGGCAGTTTAAGAGCAAGTAAAGTTCCCATTGGGTATCAACAGGGTTCGTTTGCTAGAAACTATTTAGTTGACAACCTGGGCATCGATGAGTCGAGACTTGTACCTTTTAACTCACCAGATGAATATACTAAAGCATTGAAAGATGGTCCAGATAAGGGTGGTGTTGCTGCAGTAATCGATGATCGCGCTTATGTAGAACTCTTCCTCTCAACCAGATGTGAATTCAGTATTGTAGGTAAAGAATTCACTAAAAATGGCTGGGGATTT GCCTTTCCGCGTGACTCACCTTTAGCAATAGACATGTCAACGGCAATTTTGAAACTGTCAGAGAATGGTGAGCTTCAGAGGATTCATGACAAATGGCTCTTGAGAAGTGCCTGTAGTTCACAGGGAGCAAAGTTAGAAGTTGATCGGCTGCAGCTTAAAAGCTTCTGGGGACTTTTCTTGCTATGTGGATTAGCTTGTCTGTGTTCTCTCTTCATATATTTCTCGCAGACGGTTCGTCAGTTCTGTCAGCACTGTCCTAATCAGGATTTAGGGCCAACTGGTAGAAGTTTGCGATCTTCTCGTATTCAGacatttctttcatttgttgATGAAAAGGAGGACGTAAAAGTCCACTCAAAGAGAAGGAATATAGAGA ACCTAACAGAAAAAGACGCTGAAATGAGTAGTTCCCACTCCAACAGAAGGCAATGCAACTATTACAGTCTTGCTGAAAGTGGAGGTGTTTGA